A window of the Clostridium sp. 'White wine YQ' genome harbors these coding sequences:
- a CDS encoding DUF554 domain-containing protein, giving the protein MLGTIINFIAILIGGSLGLFIKGGLPKRFMDTIMNGIALCIIYIGFSGAIKSEQMLLIVVSIVIGSLIGELIDIDGKLVALGNFIESKSKKSSEGVSISQGFVTASLLFCVGAMAIVGALEGGLSHKHDILFTKSILDGITSIILSSTLGIGVLLSAFCVLIYQGIIVLGSSLLQGILTTSIITEMSAVGSLLILGLGLNMLGITKIKVANMLPGIIVPIIYGIVISHI; this is encoded by the coding sequence GTGTTAGGCACAATTATTAATTTCATTGCCATATTAATTGGAGGTTCATTAGGGCTGTTTATTAAAGGTGGACTACCTAAAAGATTTATGGATACTATCATGAATGGTATAGCTTTGTGTATTATTTACATTGGGTTTTCAGGTGCAATTAAAAGTGAACAAATGCTATTAATTGTTGTATCCATAGTAATTGGTTCATTAATTGGGGAACTTATTGATATTGATGGAAAGCTAGTTGCTTTAGGTAATTTTATTGAAAGTAAAAGTAAAAAATCCTCTGAAGGGGTTTCCATCTCTCAAGGCTTTGTTACGGCAAGCTTATTATTCTGTGTTGGCGCCATGGCTATTGTTGGGGCATTAGAAGGTGGTTTATCACATAAACATGATATCTTATTTACTAAGTCTATTTTAGATGGTATTACTTCAATAATATTGTCATCTACTTTAGGTATTGGTGTTCTTCTATCTGCTTTTTGTGTTTTAATATATCAAGGTATCATAGTGCTTGGCTCTAGTTTACTTCAAGGGATATTAACAACTAGTATAATAACAGAAATGAGTGCTGTAGGTAGTTTATTAATTTTAGGACTTGGTTTAAACATGTTAGGAATAACTAAGATAAAAGTTGCTAATATGCTTCCTGGAATAATCGTACCTATTATATATGGAATAGTCATTAGTCATATTTAA
- a CDS encoding DeoR/GlpR family DNA-binding transcription regulator, with protein MFAEERVQEIINELNSNGKVTVKDLSVKFSVTEDCIRKDLRILENNGFLKRTYGGAIQKRKTPDMDRVDDRMQINTSAKEKIAEKAFNFIKERETIFLDISTTNILLAKLLANSNKHVTVVTNMTDIVDALSIENNINVVCTGGVLNKFLDGFTGSSTIEFINKYRFDKAFVGSCGVDILDNNITTFDIEDGNTKKAIISASKETYLIMESNKFYYDGPYKFATFKDIKGILTDSAPEADILEVLEEFNINLI; from the coding sequence ATGTTTGCAGAAGAAAGAGTTCAAGAAATAATAAATGAATTAAATAGTAATGGAAAAGTTACTGTAAAGGATTTAAGTGTTAAATTTAGCGTTACTGAGGATTGCATTAGGAAGGATTTAAGAATTCTCGAAAATAATGGGTTCCTAAAAAGGACCTATGGAGGTGCAATTCAAAAAAGAAAAACTCCCGATATGGATAGAGTTGATGACAGAATGCAAATTAATACTTCTGCTAAAGAGAAAATAGCTGAAAAAGCATTTAACTTCATTAAAGAAAGAGAGACCATATTTTTAGATATTTCAACTACAAATATACTTTTAGCAAAGCTTTTAGCAAATTCTAATAAGCATGTCACTGTAGTTACTAATATGACTGATATTGTTGATGCTTTATCAATAGAAAATAATATAAATGTAGTTTGTACTGGTGGTGTACTAAATAAATTTTTAGATGGCTTTACTGGTTCTTCAACTATAGAGTTTATAAATAAATATAGATTTGATAAAGCTTTTGTCGGAAGTTGTGGGGTTGATATTCTTGATAACAACATTACAACCTTTGACATCGAAGATGGAAATACTAAAAAAGCTATTATTAGTGCAAGCAAAGAAACCTACTTAATTATGGAAAGTAACAAGTTTTATTATGACGGTCCTTATAAATTTGCAACATTTAAAGACATTAAGGGAATTTTAACTGATTCCGCGCCTGAAGCAGATATTTTAGAAGTTTTAGAAGAATTTAATATTAATCTAATTTAA
- a CDS encoding fructose-6-phosphate aldolase: MIYMLDTADVNKIRRAYDLYPISGVTTNPTIISKEKSEFIKILKDIRAVIGADTMLHVQALGIKAEDIIKEAEYLNKTIGGNLYIKIPVIPEGIKAMKLLKQRGVKITATAIFTADQALMAAMAGADYVAPYVNRIDNISGDGVGVVAEIREMFDIYGLDAKILAASFKNVQQVHNVALAGGHSVTVNPEILDALLAHPLTDWSIDQFINDWGTVYGKDKLASDVK; the protein is encoded by the coding sequence ATGATTTATATGTTAGACACTGCAGATGTTAATAAAATTAGAAGGGCTTATGATTTATATCCAATTAGCGGAGTAACAACTAACCCAACTATAATATCAAAGGAAAAATCAGAATTTATAAAGATACTAAAGGATATTAGAGCGGTAATTGGAGCAGATACTATGCTTCATGTTCAAGCATTAGGAATAAAGGCAGAGGATATTATAAAGGAAGCAGAATATTTAAACAAAACAATAGGCGGGAATTTATATATCAAAATTCCAGTAATTCCAGAAGGAATAAAAGCAATGAAATTACTTAAGCAAAGAGGAGTAAAAATTACTGCAACTGCAATCTTTACTGCAGATCAAGCATTAATGGCTGCTATGGCTGGTGCAGACTATGTAGCACCATATGTAAATAGAATAGATAATATTAGTGGGGATGGCGTAGGAGTTGTAGCAGAAATTAGAGAAATGTTTGATATTTATGGCTTAGATGCTAAAATCCTTGCAGCTTCTTTCAAAAATGTTCAACAAGTTCATAATGTTGCACTTGCAGGTGGTCATTCAGTAACTGTTAATCCAGAAATATTGGATGCACTATTAGCTCATCCATTAACTGATTGGAGTATAGATCAATTTATAAATGATTGGGGAACTGTTTACGGAAAAGATAAATTAGCTTCAGATGTAAAATAA
- a CDS encoding [formate-C-acetyltransferase]-activating enzyme, protein MKKGYIFNIQKYCLHDGDGIRTVVFFKGCPLSCPWCSNPESQNFNREIIRKNSLCIKCSSDDCYKCSKNPESCPTGALEYVGKEYTIEELLEIIKEDMVFYDSTEGGVTLSGGEVLSQGEFACALLKRVKELGINTAIETSGSGNFETLKALAEYTDTILFDLKIMDNDKSQKIIKANSEVIQNNLKGLINLGHKVIPRIPLIPGYTMEEENIESIKEFIVSIGIKEVHLLPFHQYGSSKYKGINKKYELKDITPPKSEEIDEVRSIFESSGIKVVIGG, encoded by the coding sequence TTGAAGAAGGGCTATATATTTAACATTCAAAAATATTGTCTTCATGATGGCGACGGTATAAGAACAGTTGTTTTTTTCAAAGGTTGTCCCTTATCTTGTCCATGGTGTTCTAACCCTGAATCTCAAAACTTTAATAGAGAAATAATAAGGAAGAATAGCTTGTGTATAAAATGCAGTTCTGATGATTGCTATAAATGTTCTAAAAATCCTGAAAGTTGTCCTACTGGAGCACTTGAATATGTAGGAAAAGAGTACACAATAGAAGAATTGCTTGAAATCATAAAAGAAGATATGGTTTTTTATGACTCAACAGAAGGAGGAGTAACTCTTTCAGGAGGAGAAGTACTCTCTCAAGGGGAATTTGCCTGTGCTTTACTTAAAAGGGTAAAAGAACTAGGGATAAATACAGCAATAGAGACCTCAGGTTCAGGAAACTTTGAGACGCTAAAGGCGTTAGCAGAATATACGGATACAATTCTATTTGATTTAAAGATAATGGATAATGATAAATCACAAAAAATAATAAAAGCAAATAGTGAAGTAATACAAAATAATTTAAAAGGACTTATAAATCTTGGACATAAAGTGATCCCAAGGATTCCACTTATTCCAGGATATACAATGGAAGAAGAAAATATAGAATCAATTAAAGAATTTATAGTCTCTATTGGAATTAAAGAGGTCCATCTGCTACCATTTCATCAATATGGTAGTTCGAAATATAAAGGAATAAATAAAAAATATGAGCTTAAAGACATAACGCCGCCAAAGTCAGAAGAAATAGATGAGGTGAGAAGTATATTTGAGAGCTCAGGAATAAAAGTAGTCATTGGTGGATAA
- a CDS encoding formate C-acetyltransferase, with translation MLTSRIEKLKEDLFIEKRKISLERATLYTESYRETEGEPSIIRRAKALEKILLNSKIKISDGELIVGGRTVEPRAGVISPEMSPYWILEELDTFPTRPQDKFEISEEDKKYFKEFLYPYWKGKSLKDDIDKILPEHIKEAARTKIISLNQTDKGQGHIIPQYDLVLEKGLDFLIDEIKNKTQDYPENDFYKASLISLEASKEYILRYAKLAEQLAAVEKNNERKLELQKIAKVCNNISSRGAEDFYEAIQLFWFLNIIFQHESNASSISPGRFDQYMFPYFNRSLNIGEDKDFLKELLRCLYIKFNSIVAVRSEESARFFGGFPIGYTIVLSGQDEQGKDATNELSYIMLDILGEIRLPQPNMSIRVSEKSPREFLIKAAEIIRIGTGMPQVFNDEVNILAYSNRGVELKDARDYAVVGCVELSIPGKTYGLHDIALFNLLKVMEVTLKENNEKVTSFEELMDKIKEKVSEYVEYMVKGSNIVDLGHKEFAPTPFLSNFVQGTIESGKDITDGGAKYNFSGVQGIGIANLSDSLYVIKKVVFEEKEFTLPQLVKILDENYENNEVLRQRFINKFSKYGNDNTEVDELSSDILTHYCDEVSKYRNIRDGIFQPGSYTVSAHIPLGGAVGATADGRKAGDQLADGGLSPMVGRDRLGPTASLKSVSKLDNYLTSNGSLLNVKFSPSTLEGNSGIMKLVGYMQAFMRLKIQHIQFNVVSVDTLKDAQKHPEKYQNLVVRVAGYSAIFVELDKAIQDDIINRTEHQL, from the coding sequence TTGTTAACTTCAAGAATTGAAAAATTAAAAGAGGATTTATTTATAGAAAAGAGAAAAATATCATTAGAAAGAGCAACCCTATACACTGAAAGTTATAGGGAAACAGAAGGTGAACCATCAATAATAAGAAGAGCAAAGGCTTTAGAAAAAATATTACTAAACTCAAAGATAAAAATTAGTGATGGAGAATTAATTGTTGGGGGAAGAACAGTTGAACCAAGAGCTGGTGTGATTTCTCCAGAGATGTCCCCTTATTGGATATTAGAGGAATTAGATACATTTCCTACGAGACCTCAAGATAAATTTGAAATATCAGAGGAAGATAAAAAATATTTTAAAGAATTTCTTTATCCTTACTGGAAAGGAAAATCATTAAAAGATGATATTGATAAAATACTTCCAGAACATATTAAAGAGGCAGCTAGGACTAAGATAATTAGCTTAAATCAAACAGATAAAGGGCAAGGACACATCATACCACAGTATGATTTAGTATTAGAAAAAGGATTAGATTTTCTAATTGATGAAATTAAAAATAAAACGCAGGATTACCCCGAAAATGATTTTTATAAGGCATCATTAATTAGTTTGGAAGCATCAAAAGAATATATATTAAGATATGCTAAACTTGCAGAACAATTAGCAGCTGTAGAGAAAAATAATGAAAGAAAATTAGAACTACAAAAAATTGCTAAAGTATGTAACAACATCTCATCCAGAGGTGCTGAGGATTTTTATGAAGCAATTCAATTATTCTGGTTTTTAAATATAATTTTTCAGCATGAATCTAATGCAAGTTCAATTTCACCAGGTAGATTTGATCAATATATGTTTCCATATTTTAATAGATCTTTAAATATAGGAGAAGATAAGGATTTTTTAAAGGAATTATTAAGATGTTTATATATTAAATTTAATTCAATAGTTGCTGTTAGAAGCGAAGAAAGTGCAAGATTTTTTGGAGGTTTTCCAATTGGATATACAATTGTATTAAGTGGGCAAGATGAACAGGGAAAAGATGCAACAAATGAACTTTCCTATATAATGCTAGATATTTTAGGAGAAATCAGATTGCCTCAACCTAATATGAGTATAAGGGTTAGTGAAAAAAGTCCTAGAGAATTTTTGATAAAGGCTGCGGAAATAATTAGAATAGGAACAGGTATGCCTCAAGTATTTAATGATGAAGTAAATATCTTAGCTTATAGTAATAGAGGTGTAGAGTTAAAGGATGCAAGAGATTATGCTGTAGTTGGCTGTGTAGAGCTATCTATTCCTGGCAAAACCTATGGTCTTCATGATATAGCTTTATTTAACCTATTAAAGGTAATGGAAGTAACATTGAAAGAAAATAATGAGAAAGTTACCAGTTTTGAAGAATTAATGGATAAGATTAAAGAAAAGGTTTCAGAATATGTAGAGTATATGGTAAAAGGGTCAAATATAGTTGACTTAGGTCATAAAGAATTTGCCCCTACTCCGTTCCTTTCTAATTTTGTCCAAGGGACTATTGAAAGTGGAAAAGACATTACAGATGGGGGAGCAAAATATAATTTTTCTGGGGTACAAGGGATAGGAATTGCAAACTTAAGTGACTCACTATATGTAATTAAAAAAGTAGTATTTGAAGAAAAAGAATTTACCCTTCCACAACTTGTGAAAATTCTTGATGAAAATTATGAGAATAATGAAGTGCTTCGTCAAAGATTTATTAACAAATTCAGTAAGTATGGAAATGACAATACTGAGGTAGACGAATTAAGTTCAGATATTTTAACCCATTATTGTGATGAGGTTTCAAAATATAGAAATATAAGAGATGGTATATTCCAACCAGGGTCATATACAGTCTCAGCTCACATTCCATTAGGTGGAGCTGTTGGAGCAACTGCTGATGGAAGAAAAGCTGGTGACCAATTAGCTGATGGAGGTCTTTCACCAATGGTTGGAAGAGATAGATTAGGTCCAACGGCAAGCTTAAAGAGTGTAAGTAAGCTAGATAACTATTTAACTTCAAATGGCAGCTTGCTAAATGTTAAGTTTAGTCCTTCAACATTAGAAGGAAATAGTGGAATAATGAAGTTAGTTGGATATATGCAAGCATTTATGAGACTAAAAATACAACATATTCAATTTAATGTAGTTTCAGTTGACACACTTAAAGACGCTCAAAAGCATCCTGAAAAATATCAAAATCTTGTAGTTAGAGTTGCAGGATATAGTGCGATTTTTGTTGAGTTAGATAAGGCAATACAAGATGATATTATAAATAGAACAGAACATCAATTATAG